A single region of the Massilia sp. erpn genome encodes:
- the galU gene encoding UTP--glucose-1-phosphate uridylyltransferase GalU: MSQIRKAVFPVAGLGSRFLPATKAQPKEMLPIVDKPLIQYAVEEAVAAGITDLIFITGRNKRAIEDHFDKAYELESELEAAGKAALLEVVRNVIPRDVNCIYIRQSEPLGLGHAVLCARPIIGREPFAVLLADDFMDTAPGVKPVLAQMTETYTYERASLLAVQEVPRADTRQYGIVSAEAYRPNIDLVSAIVEKPHPEVAPSTLAVVGRYVLTARVFDYLETLGAGTGGEIQLTDGIAALMQAERVLAYRYEGQRYDCGSKLGYLKATLAMGLKHEETGKAFRAYLNEMHSQLEGGQ; encoded by the coding sequence TTGAGCCAAATTCGAAAAGCCGTCTTCCCTGTTGCCGGTCTTGGCAGCCGCTTCCTTCCCGCCACCAAGGCGCAGCCGAAGGAAATGCTGCCCATCGTCGACAAGCCGCTGATCCAGTATGCGGTGGAGGAGGCGGTGGCGGCCGGCATCACGGACCTGATCTTCATCACCGGCCGCAACAAGCGCGCCATCGAAGACCATTTCGACAAGGCGTATGAGCTCGAATCCGAACTGGAAGCGGCCGGCAAGGCCGCCTTGCTGGAAGTGGTGCGCAATGTGATTCCGCGCGACGTGAACTGCATCTATATCCGCCAGTCCGAGCCGCTGGGCCTGGGCCATGCGGTGCTGTGCGCGCGCCCCATCATCGGCCGCGAACCGTTTGCCGTACTGCTGGCCGACGATTTCATGGACACCGCGCCCGGCGTCAAGCCGGTGCTGGCGCAGATGACGGAAACCTATACCTACGAACGCGCCAGCCTGCTGGCCGTGCAGGAAGTGCCGCGCGCCGATACGCGCCAGTACGGCATCGTCAGCGCCGAGGCTTACCGGCCGAATATCGACCTGGTCTCGGCGATTGTCGAAAAGCCGCATCCGGAAGTGGCGCCGTCCACGCTGGCCGTGGTAGGCCGCTACGTGCTGACCGCGCGCGTGTTCGACTACCTGGAGACATTGGGCGCCGGCACCGGCGGCGAAATCCAGCTGACCGACGGCATCGCCGCGCTGATGCAGGCCGAACGCGTTTTGGCCTACCGTTATGAAGGACAGCGCTATGATTGCGGTTCCAAGCTCGGTTATCTGAAAGCGACCCTGGCCATGGGCCTCAAGCACGAGGAAACCGGCAAGGCGTTCCGCGCTTATCTGAACGAGATGCACAGTCAGCTGGAGGGGGGGCAATGA
- a CDS encoding serine hydrolase, which yields MPAHRPPYPLLPVLLAVLLPLAAHAAKPEPLNKRVDRVFEQYNRADSPGCALGVIRAGRMVYQKGYGQASLEYGLPIRPERTVFDIGSTSKQFTAAAILLLVQDGKLALDDDIRKLLPGMPDYGTSITVRHLLHHTSGLRDYLVLLTMAGFNDEDYTTDADALTAIQRQKALNFQPGSEHRYSNTGYFLLGQIVKQVSGKTLGEFSRERIFAPLGMKETRILENHRTVFPQRATAYLLRPDGSFGVNMSDWEQAGDGAVQTNLSDLAKWDANFYAPKVGGAWLNEQLQQAGRLNDGSSLQYARGLMLEEYRGQRIVSHAGAFAGYRSQMVRIPAQQTTVAVLCNLAQARPAKLALDVVDIYLEPVLTGSREPAKARAKPEPFSLPAGGEGAFLGRYHSPELQVTWEVQLKDGQLRMRSARDEAPLVPTAQDTFSANGATIRMQRDAAQAVSGFVVDTGRANGMKFERKIKDS from the coding sequence ATGCCCGCCCATAGACCGCCATATCCGCTGCTTCCCGTCCTGCTCGCCGTCCTGCTGCCGCTGGCCGCGCATGCCGCCAAGCCCGAGCCGCTGAACAAGCGCGTGGACCGTGTTTTTGAGCAATATAACCGTGCCGATTCGCCTGGCTGCGCCTTGGGCGTGATCCGCGCAGGCCGCATGGTCTATCAGAAGGGCTATGGCCAGGCCAGCCTGGAATACGGCTTGCCGATCCGCCCCGAGCGCACGGTATTCGATATCGGATCGACTTCCAAGCAGTTTACCGCCGCTGCCATCCTGTTGCTGGTGCAGGATGGCAAGCTGGCGCTGGATGACGATATCCGCAAACTCCTGCCCGGGATGCCGGATTACGGCACCTCCATCACCGTGCGCCATCTGCTGCACCATACCAGCGGTTTGCGCGACTACCTGGTGTTGCTGACGATGGCGGGCTTTAACGATGAAGACTACACCACCGATGCCGATGCGCTGACAGCCATCCAGCGCCAGAAGGCGCTAAATTTCCAGCCGGGCAGTGAGCACCGCTACAGCAATACCGGCTACTTCCTGCTGGGTCAGATCGTCAAGCAGGTGAGCGGCAAGACCCTGGGCGAGTTTTCGCGCGAGCGCATCTTCGCGCCGCTGGGCATGAAGGAAACCCGCATCCTGGAAAACCACCGCACCGTCTTCCCGCAGCGCGCCACGGCCTATCTGCTGCGCCCGGACGGCAGCTTTGGCGTGAATATGTCGGACTGGGAGCAGGCTGGCGATGGCGCGGTGCAGACCAATCTGAGCGATCTGGCAAAATGGGACGCCAACTTCTACGCGCCCAAAGTCGGCGGCGCCTGGCTCAATGAGCAGTTGCAGCAAGCGGGCCGGTTGAACGACGGCTCCAGCCTGCAGTACGCGCGCGGCCTGATGCTGGAGGAGTATCGCGGCCAGCGCATCGTATCGCACGCCGGCGCTTTTGCGGGTTACCGTTCGCAGATGGTGCGCATTCCGGCGCAGCAGACGACGGTGGCCGTCCTGTGCAACCTGGCCCAGGCCCGTCCCGCCAAATTGGCCCTGGACGTGGTGGACATCTATCTGGAACCGGTGTTGACGGGTAGCCGCGAACCGGCCAAGGCGCGAGCCAAGCCCGAACCGTTCTCCCTGCCGGCGGGCGGCGAAGGCGCCTTCCTTGGCCGTTACCACAGCCCGGAGCTGCAGGTGACGTGGGAGGTGCAGTTGAAGGACGGTCAGCTGCGGATGCGTAGCGCGCGCGACGAAGCACCGTTGGTTCCGACGGCCCAGGATACCTTCAGCGCGAATGGCGCCACCATTCGCATGCAGCGTGACGCGGCACAAGCCGTCAGCGGCTTCGTGGTCGATACCGGACGCGCCAATGGCATGAAATTCGAACGGAAAATTAAGGATAGCTGA
- the def gene encoding peptide deformylase, with protein sequence MTVREILKMGDPCLSRVADPIREFNTPALHGLIADMFDTMHAADGAGLAAPQIGVSLQLVIFGFKSNQRYPDAPQVPETVLINPVLTPLGEEQEEGFEGCLSVPGLRGSVPRYTRLRYEGYDQYGNKLLREVDGFHARVVQHEVDHLLGILYPSRIRDFSRFGFTSVMFPDLDPNSDD encoded by the coding sequence ATGACGGTACGCGAAATTCTGAAGATGGGAGATCCCTGCCTGTCGCGCGTGGCCGATCCCATCCGCGAGTTCAATACCCCGGCCCTGCATGGCCTGATCGCCGATATGTTCGATACCATGCACGCGGCCGACGGCGCTGGCCTGGCTGCGCCGCAGATCGGCGTCAGCCTGCAGCTGGTGATCTTCGGCTTCAAATCCAACCAGCGCTATCCCGACGCGCCCCAGGTGCCGGAAACGGTGCTGATCAATCCCGTCCTGACGCCGCTCGGCGAAGAGCAGGAAGAGGGCTTTGAGGGCTGCCTGTCGGTGCCGGGCCTGCGCGGCAGCGTGCCGCGCTACACGCGGCTGCGCTATGAAGGCTATGACCAGTATGGCAATAAGCTGTTGCGCGAGGTGGACGGTTTCCATGCGCGCGTGGTGCAGCACGAGGTCGACCACCTGCTCGGCATTCTCTACCCCAGCCGCATCCGCGACTTCTCGCGCTTCGGTTTCACCTCGGTGATGTTCCCCGACCTCGACCCAAATTCCGACGATTAA
- a CDS encoding phosphatase PAP2 family protein, translating to MMNGWQFLSILGSLNVTGPLGVAIAVWLLAGKSWRLTLNWCLLFGAGMALVVITKVAFLGWGLGVPEVQFAGISGHSMRACAVFPVAAYLASRHRSLEFRYWATGGGVLLSLLVSVSRVPVLAHSWSEVITGAGLGLAVAGAFIWSARAERHVVMGRVLAVLCLPVLLLAPRAEQAPTEQWMRDLALYLSGKDKPHQRSWQLGPPKNGSHSPLL from the coding sequence ATGATGAATGGTTGGCAGTTTTTGAGCATATTGGGCAGTTTGAATGTGACCGGCCCGCTGGGCGTGGCGATCGCAGTCTGGCTGCTGGCGGGTAAGTCCTGGCGCTTGACCCTGAACTGGTGTCTGCTGTTTGGTGCCGGCATGGCGCTGGTGGTGATTACCAAGGTGGCGTTTTTGGGCTGGGGCCTGGGCGTGCCGGAAGTGCAGTTCGCCGGCATCAGCGGCCATTCCATGCGCGCTTGCGCGGTCTTCCCGGTGGCGGCCTATCTGGCCTCGCGCCACCGTTCACTGGAATTCCGTTACTGGGCCACTGGCGGCGGGGTGCTGTTGTCCCTGCTGGTCAGCGTTTCGCGCGTGCCGGTGCTGGCCCACTCCTGGTCGGAAGTGATCACTGGCGCAGGCCTGGGCCTGGCCGTGGCCGGCGCCTTCATCTGGAGCGCGCGCGCCGAGCGCCACGTGGTGATGGGGCGGGTGCTGGCCGTGCTTTGCCTGCCGGTGCTGTTGCTGGCGCCGCGCGCCGAGCAGGCGCCCACCGAGCAGTGGATGCGCGATCTGGCGCTCTACCTGTCGGGCAAGGACAAGCCGCATCAGCGCAGCTGGCAGCTCGGGCCGCCGAAAAACGGCTCGCATAGCCCGCTGCTCTAG
- a CDS encoding cell division protein ZipA C-terminal FtsZ-binding domain-containing protein — MSLIAAGGVFIVGVISYNKWQEYKAKKSVERAFASDHDDVLMRSGEEVQAPSARHEPSFSLDETPLPDAGSGAYAAPEHVEGDLPAPSFAPDAEEAGHAAHAADSAARAHRGANGAAPAAGAAGAVNAGAAGAAGAAAAPQRSADASVPAAELATSLVDPLIDCLLPLELEAPVRGEKILPALHKLRFVGSKPVHYIGLAVSGDWEPIVHGTVYTKLQGGVQLASRSTALNELEYSELVTRLRGVADEIGAEPHIPDMIEVMAEAKNLHRFVASHDAQLGVNLASNGAPWAITTLLGALEKQGFDVRPDGRYTMRDNEGGQLFSLSTNVTLAEETTPRLTLLLDVPCVAPVRDGFGAMIACAKSLVARLDATIVDDYNQPLSDAALTEIAGQVKDFYAEMDSADIPAGSTRALRLFS, encoded by the coding sequence ATGAGTTTAATCGCAGCCGGCGGCGTCTTTATCGTCGGCGTTATCTCCTACAACAAGTGGCAGGAGTACAAGGCCAAGAAGAGCGTGGAACGCGCTTTCGCCTCCGACCATGACGATGTGCTGATGCGCAGCGGCGAAGAGGTGCAGGCGCCGTCCGCGCGCCATGAACCGAGCTTCTCGCTGGACGAAACCCCGCTGCCGGATGCCGGCTCCGGCGCCTATGCGGCGCCCGAACATGTGGAGGGCGATCTGCCGGCGCCGAGCTTCGCGCCCGACGCCGAGGAGGCCGGTCATGCGGCGCATGCAGCCGATTCCGCAGCGCGCGCGCATCGCGGGGCAAACGGCGCGGCCCCGGCGGCCGGCGCCGCGGGCGCGGTCAATGCTGGCGCTGCTGGCGCTGCTGGCGCAGCGGCCGCGCCGCAGCGCAGCGCAGACGCTTCCGTACCGGCCGCCGAATTGGCCACCAGCCTGGTCGATCCGCTGATCGATTGCCTGCTGCCGCTGGAGCTGGAAGCGCCGGTGCGCGGCGAGAAGATCCTGCCCGCGCTGCACAAGCTGCGCTTCGTCGGCAGCAAGCCGGTGCACTATATCGGCCTGGCCGTCAGCGGCGACTGGGAACCCATCGTGCACGGCACCGTCTACACCAAACTGCAAGGCGGCGTGCAGCTGGCCAGTCGCAGCACGGCCCTGAACGAACTGGAATACTCGGAACTGGTGACGCGCCTGCGCGGCGTGGCCGATGAAATCGGCGCCGAACCGCACATCCCGGACATGATCGAAGTCATGGCCGAAGCCAAGAACCTGCACCGCTTCGTCGCCAGCCACGACGCCCAGCTGGGCGTGAACCTGGCCAGCAACGGCGCGCCATGGGCCATCACGACCCTGCTCGGCGCCCTGGAAAAACAGGGCTTCGACGTGCGTCCCGATGGCCGCTACACCATGCGCGACAACGAGGGCGGCCAGCTGTTCAGCCTCTCCACCAATGTCACCCTGGCCGAAGAGACCACGCCGCGCCTGACCCTGCTGCTCGACGTGCCTTGCGTGGCGCCGGTGCGCGACGGCTTCGGCGCCATGATCGCCTGCGCCAAATCGCTGGTGGCGCGCCTGGACGCGACCATCGTGGACGACTACAACCAGCCGCTGAGCGACGCCGCCCTGACGGAAATCGCCGGCCAGGTGAAAGATTTTTATGCCGAGATGGACAGCGCCGACATCCCCGCCGGCTCCACCCGCGCCCTGCGCCTGTTCAGCTGA
- the smc gene encoding chromosome segregation protein SMC, with translation MRLSSIKLSGFKSFVDPTNFQVPGQLVGVVGPNGCGKSNIIDAVRWVLGESKASELRGESMQDVIFNGSTLRKPAGRASVELVFDNHEGKASGQWGQYAEIAVKRTLTRDGTSTYYINSQPVRRRDIQDIFLGTGLGPRAYAIIGQGMIARIIESRPEELRVFLEEAAGVSKYKERRRETENRLHDTRENLLRVEDILRELNSNLERLEAQAAVANKFHQLQSDQEEKQKLLWLLRKNEAHGEQTRFFREMEQAQTDLEEQTAKLRHVELSLEQMRQAHFAVGDRLHQAQGHLYQTNSEIGSLEAQIKFVIESRTRLQQQLVTLAAQRDQWQQQASDYAGQVEEAEFNLEELSAKVEQSRIMAEQKAELLPMLETEWREAQNRSTESRARIMQAQQQLELESAHQRNASNILSGLATRRERLQQEKSGLALPDSSHLSNLKMQLEEKQQTLEEQNFHLEEALELQPKLEEERQQAQAAVQKETAANAQLEARLNALRQLQERVQTEGKVTPWLEKHELNELPRLWQKLHIEDGWESALEAVLRERTSALQVSNLDWARHFFSDAPPAKLALFAPVTAAPAAEPEVAGLKPFISLLKLNDPGLRGVLQDWLHLVFMAEDAAAAFQARASLPAGACVVTRQGHMITQNSVRFYAADAEQDGMLGRQQEIENIGKQLRAQSMLAEEARSRAVRAEAALSNHARMLAETRQKVQSLTQAVHSLQLEVMKLSEVEARFNQRSNQIEADLAEIAAQEEEQMQVKLESEEKFEQLDMELGNLQGEHEEGQTAFMAKEQRLADAREALRELERKAQEAEFAEKAARSRIEELRRNIVTASSQVEQVEQSVKAGQLELEGLESGAANEGLQGLLDRRTQQERALADARHELDQITQQLRQAEDARMQSERTLQPQRDKITEMQLKEQAARLNQEQFAQQLAEVQADEAALSEKLHPDMKPSYLQGEVTRLTNAITALGAVNLAALDELSQASERKNFLDSQNADLTEAINTLEDAIQKIDKETRDLLQDTFDRVNGHFSELFPILFGGGQAKLIMTGDEILDSGVQVMAQPPGKKNATIHLLSGGEKALTATALVFSMFRLNPAPFCLLDEVDAPLDDANTERFCRMVKRMSEHTQFLFISHNKIAMEMANQLIGVTMQEQGVSRIVAVDMEAAANFASEAQAA, from the coding sequence GTGCGTCTATCTTCCATCAAATTGTCGGGATTTAAGTCTTTCGTGGATCCCACCAATTTCCAGGTGCCCGGGCAGCTGGTAGGCGTGGTCGGCCCGAATGGCTGCGGCAAGTCGAATATCATCGACGCCGTGCGCTGGGTGCTGGGCGAATCCAAGGCTTCGGAGTTGCGCGGCGAATCCATGCAGGACGTGATTTTCAACGGTTCGACCCTGCGCAAACCGGCCGGACGGGCCTCGGTCGAACTGGTGTTCGACAACCATGAAGGCAAGGCTTCCGGCCAGTGGGGCCAGTATGCCGAGATCGCGGTCAAGCGCACGCTGACGCGCGACGGCACCTCCACTTATTACATCAACAGCCAGCCGGTGCGCCGCCGCGATATCCAGGACATCTTCCTCGGCACCGGCCTTGGGCCGCGCGCCTACGCCATCATCGGCCAGGGCATGATTGCCCGCATCATCGAATCGCGTCCGGAAGAGCTGCGCGTTTTCCTGGAAGAGGCGGCCGGCGTGTCGAAGTACAAGGAGCGCCGCCGCGAAACGGAAAACCGCCTGCACGATACGCGCGAAAACCTGCTGCGGGTGGAAGACATCCTGCGCGAGCTGAATAGCAATCTGGAACGGCTGGAAGCGCAGGCGGCGGTGGCGAACAAATTCCACCAGCTGCAATCGGACCAGGAAGAGAAGCAGAAACTGCTCTGGCTCTTGCGCAAAAACGAGGCGCACGGCGAGCAGACGCGCTTTTTCCGCGAGATGGAACAGGCCCAGACCGATCTGGAAGAGCAGACGGCCAAGCTGCGCCATGTCGAGCTGTCGCTGGAGCAGATGCGCCAGGCCCACTTTGCCGTGGGCGATCGTCTGCACCAGGCGCAGGGCCATCTGTACCAGACCAATTCCGAGATCGGCAGCCTGGAGGCGCAGATCAAGTTCGTGATCGAATCGCGGACCCGCCTGCAGCAGCAGCTGGTCACGCTGGCCGCCCAGCGCGATCAATGGCAGCAGCAGGCCAGCGACTATGCCGGCCAAGTCGAGGAAGCCGAATTCAATCTGGAAGAGCTGTCGGCCAAGGTCGAGCAGTCGCGCATCATGGCCGAACAGAAGGCCGAGCTGCTGCCCATGCTGGAAACGGAATGGCGCGAAGCGCAGAACCGCAGCACGGAATCGCGCGCCCGCATCATGCAGGCGCAGCAGCAGCTGGAACTGGAATCGGCGCACCAGCGTAACGCCTCGAATATCCTGTCCGGCCTGGCGACGCGGCGCGAGCGCCTGCAGCAGGAGAAGAGTGGCCTGGCCCTGCCGGACTCCAGTCATCTGTCGAACCTGAAAATGCAGCTGGAGGAAAAGCAGCAGACGCTGGAAGAGCAGAACTTCCATCTGGAAGAAGCGCTGGAGCTGCAGCCGAAGCTGGAAGAGGAACGCCAGCAGGCGCAAGCCGCGGTGCAAAAGGAAACGGCCGCCAACGCGCAGCTGGAAGCGCGCCTGAACGCGCTGCGCCAGTTGCAGGAGCGCGTGCAGACCGAAGGCAAGGTCACGCCCTGGCTGGAAAAACATGAGCTGAACGAGCTGCCGCGCCTGTGGCAGAAGCTGCATATCGAAGACGGCTGGGAAAGCGCGCTGGAAGCCGTGCTGCGCGAGCGCACCTCGGCCTTGCAGGTGTCGAACCTGGACTGGGCCAGGCACTTCTTCAGCGATGCGCCGCCGGCCAAGCTGGCCCTGTTCGCGCCGGTGACGGCGGCGCCCGCCGCCGAGCCGGAAGTGGCGGGCCTGAAGCCATTTATCAGCCTGTTGAAACTCAACGATCCCGGCTTGCGCGGCGTGTTGCAGGACTGGCTGCACCTGGTCTTCATGGCCGAGGATGCGGCGGCCGCCTTCCAGGCGCGCGCCAGCCTGCCGGCGGGCGCCTGCGTCGTCACGCGCCAAGGCCATATGATCACGCAGAACAGCGTGCGCTTCTACGCCGCCGACGCGGAGCAGGACGGCATGCTGGGCCGCCAGCAGGAAATCGAGAACATCGGCAAGCAGTTACGCGCCCAGTCCATGCTGGCCGAGGAAGCCCGTTCGCGCGCGGTGCGCGCCGAGGCAGCCCTGAGCAACCATGCGCGCATGCTGGCGGAAACGCGGCAAAAGGTGCAGAGCCTGACCCAGGCCGTGCACAGCCTGCAGCTGGAAGTGATGAAGCTGTCCGAGGTGGAAGCGCGCTTCAACCAGCGCAGCAATCAGATCGAGGCCGATCTGGCCGAGATCGCGGCGCAGGAAGAAGAGCAGATGCAGGTCAAGCTCGAATCGGAAGAAAAATTCGAGCAGCTCGATATGGAGCTGGGCAATCTACAGGGCGAGCACGAGGAAGGCCAGACCGCCTTCATGGCCAAGGAGCAGCGGCTGGCCGATGCGCGCGAAGCGCTGCGCGAGCTGGAACGCAAGGCGCAGGAAGCCGAATTCGCCGAGAAGGCGGCGCGCAGCCGCATCGAGGAACTGCGCCGCAATATCGTCACCGCCAGCAGCCAGGTGGAGCAGGTCGAGCAGAGCGTGAAAGCCGGCCAGCTGGAGCTGGAAGGCCTGGAATCGGGCGCCGCCAACGAAGGCTTGCAGGGACTGCTGGATCGCCGCACGCAGCAGGAGCGCGCGCTGGCCGATGCGCGCCATGAACTGGACCAGATCACCCAGCAGCTGCGCCAGGCCGAGGATGCACGCATGCAGTCCGAGCGCACCTTGCAGCCGCAGCGCGACAAGATCACCGAGATGCAGCTCAAGGAGCAGGCCGCGCGCCTGAACCAGGAGCAGTTCGCTCAGCAGTTGGCCGAGGTGCAGGCCGACGAAGCGGCGCTGAGCGAGAAGCTGCATCCGGATATGAAACCGTCCTATCTGCAGGGCGAGGTCACGCGTCTGACGAATGCAATCACGGCGCTGGGCGCGGTCAACCTGGCGGCGCTCGACGAGCTGTCGCAGGCGTCCGAACGCAAGAATTTCCTCGATTCGCAGAATGCCGACCTGACCGAGGCGATCAACACGCTGGAAGATGCGATCCAGAAGATCGACAAGGAAACCCGCGACCTGTTGCAGGATACCTTCGACCGCGTGAACGGCCATTTCTCCGAACTGTTCCCCATCCTGTTCGGCGGCGGCCAGGCCAAGCTGATCATGACGGGTGACGAAATCCTGGACTCGGGCGTGCAAGTCATGGCCCAGCCGCCGGGCAAGAAGAACGCCACCATCCACCTGCTGTCGGGCGGCGAAAAAGCGCTGACCGCGACCGCGCTGGTGTTCTCCATGTTCCGCCTGAACCCGGCGCCGTTCTGCCTGCTCGACGAAGTCGATGCGCCGCTGGACGACGCCAATACGGAGCGCTTCTGCCGCATGGTGAAGCGCATGTCCGAACATACCCAATTCCTCTTCATCTCGCACAACAAGATTGCGATGGAGATGGCCAATCAACTGATCGGTGTGACGATGCAGGAGCAGGGCGTATCGCGCATCGTGGCGGTGGACATGGAAGCCGCCGCCAACTTCGCTTCCGAGGCACAAGCAGCATGA
- the ligA gene encoding NAD-dependent DNA ligase LigA, with amino-acid sequence MSELNQSPAERAAWLTAELNRHLHAYHVLDAPTIPDAEYDQLFAELQQIEAEHPELAAPDSPTLRVGAAPLPQFDAVTHAVPMLSLNNGFSEEDIENFDRRVREGLDKLEVDYAAEVKFDGLAINLRYENGLFVQAATRGDGYTGEDVSANIRTIGVIPLRLRGENLPRVLEVRGEVLMFKADFDAMNARQREAGQKEFVNPRNAAAGSLRQLDSRITAQRKLRFFAYGIGELLGAELPASHSALLDWYEALGLPVAKERAVVRGKDGLLNYFKQIGLARPAMPYEIDGVVYKTNLLEEQRELGFVSRAPRFALAHKFPAEEATTVVQAIEVQVGRTGAITPVARLAPVFVGGVTVTNATLHNEDEVRRKDVRVGDTVIVRRAGDVIPEVLAVVPEKRPQPEPAAYVLPTSCPVCGSHVVREEGEAIARCSGGLFCSAQRKEAIRHFSGRRMMDIEGLGDRYIDNLVECNLVHGVADLYQLTLDDLLKMKRLADERDGTTPETVQQGKIATKWADNLLEAIAASKTPPLERLLFALGIRHVGESTAKTLAEWLGQFALIRRAPVALLRVLPDIGGTVAVSIAEFFAEPKNQQAIDALLAAGVVPQGEHAPKAQLREKLEPVSLLAAMGIPKLTEPRCRQLIEQGLTLEALAYLKIFDVFGLPATVAGALGEWMAQQANRDALLALDALRSELLAQLPETAAAEGTMAGKTFVLTGTLPTMGRDQAAVLIEQAGGKVSGSVSKKTSYLVAGAEAGSKLAKAEELGITILDEAGLLALLGQGGA; translated from the coding sequence ATGAGTGAATTGAATCAAAGCCCGGCCGAACGCGCCGCGTGGCTGACGGCGGAACTGAACCGCCACCTGCACGCCTATCACGTGCTGGACGCGCCCACCATCCCGGACGCGGAGTACGACCAGCTGTTCGCCGAGCTGCAACAGATCGAAGCGGAACATCCCGAACTGGCCGCGCCCGACTCGCCGACCTTGCGCGTCGGCGCGGCGCCGCTGCCGCAGTTCGACGCGGTGACGCACGCCGTGCCCATGCTGTCGCTGAACAACGGCTTCTCCGAAGAGGACATCGAAAACTTCGACCGCCGCGTGCGCGAAGGCCTGGACAAGCTGGAAGTCGATTATGCCGCCGAGGTCAAGTTCGACGGCCTGGCCATCAATCTGCGCTACGAGAACGGCCTGTTCGTGCAGGCCGCCACGCGCGGCGACGGCTATACCGGCGAGGACGTGTCGGCCAATATCCGCACCATCGGCGTGATTCCACTGCGCCTGCGCGGTGAGAACCTGCCGCGCGTGCTGGAAGTGCGCGGCGAGGTGCTGATGTTCAAGGCCGATTTCGACGCCATGAATGCGCGCCAGCGCGAAGCCGGACAAAAAGAATTCGTCAATCCGCGCAATGCGGCGGCGGGCAGTCTGCGCCAGCTCGATTCGCGCATCACGGCCCAGCGCAAGCTGCGCTTCTTCGCCTACGGCATCGGCGAACTGCTGGGCGCCGAACTGCCGGCCTCGCACTCCGCGCTGCTGGACTGGTATGAGGCACTGGGCCTGCCGGTGGCCAAGGAGCGTGCCGTGGTGCGCGGCAAGGACGGTCTGCTGAATTACTTCAAGCAGATCGGCCTGGCCCGTCCCGCCATGCCGTATGAAATCGATGGCGTGGTCTACAAGACCAATCTGCTGGAAGAGCAGCGCGAGCTGGGCTTCGTCTCGCGCGCGCCGCGTTTTGCGCTGGCGCATAAATTCCCTGCCGAGGAAGCCACCACCGTGGTGCAGGCCATCGAAGTGCAGGTGGGCCGTACCGGTGCTATCACGCCGGTGGCGCGCCTGGCGCCGGTCTTCGTCGGCGGCGTCACCGTTACCAACGCCACCCTGCACAACGAGGACGAGGTGCGCCGCAAGGATGTGCGCGTGGGCGACACCGTCATCGTGCGCCGCGCCGGCGACGTGATCCCGGAAGTGCTGGCCGTGGTGCCGGAAAAGCGCCCGCAGCCCGAACCGGCCGCCTATGTGCTGCCGACATCCTGCCCCGTGTGCGGCTCGCATGTGGTGCGGGAAGAGGGCGAAGCCATTGCGCGCTGCTCGGGCGGCCTGTTCTGCTCGGCCCAGCGCAAGGAGGCGATCCGCCATTTCAGCGGCCGTCGCATGATGGACATCGAAGGGCTGGGCGACCGCTACATCGATAATCTGGTCGAGTGCAATCTGGTGCACGGCGTGGCCGACCTGTACCAGCTGACGCTGGACGACCTGCTGAAGATGAAGCGCCTGGCCGATGAGCGCGACGGCACCACGCCGGAGACGGTCCAGCAGGGCAAGATCGCCACCAAGTGGGCCGACAATCTGCTGGAAGCGATTGCCGCCAGCAAGACGCCGCCGCTGGAGCGCCTGCTGTTCGCGCTCGGCATCCGCCATGTGGGCGAGTCCACCGCCAAGACCCTGGCCGAGTGGCTGGGCCAGTTCGCGCTGATCCGCCGCGCCCCGGTGGCGCTGCTGCGCGTGCTGCCCGATATCGGTGGCACCGTGGCCGTATCCATCGCCGAGTTCTTTGCCGAGCCGAAGAACCAGCAAGCCATCGACGCGCTGCTGGCGGCGGGCGTGGTGCCGCAGGGCGAACACGCGCCCAAGGCCCAGCTGCGCGAAAAGCTGGAACCGGTATCGCTGCTGGCCGCGATGGGAATTCCTAAATTGACCGAGCCGCGCTGCCGTCAGCTGATCGAGCAGGGCCTGACGCTGGAAGCGCTGGCCTATCTGAAGATCTTCGACGTCTTCGGCCTGCCGGCCACGGTGGCGGGCGCGCTGGGCGAGTGGATGGCGCAGCAAGCCAACCGCGACGCCTTACTGGCGCTCGATGCCTTGCGCAGCGAGCTGCTGGCCCAGTTGCCGGAAACGGCTGCCGCCGAAGGCACCATGGCCGGCAAGACCTTTGTGCTGACCGGCACGCTGCCCACCATGGGCCGCGACCAGGCCGCCGTGCTGATCGAGCAGGCGGGCGGCAAGGTCTCCGGTTCGGTCTCGAAAAAGACTTCCTACCTGGTAGCGGGCGCCGAAGCGGGCAGCAAGCTGGCCAAGGCGGAGGAACTCGGCATCACCATCCTGGACGAGGCGGGCCTCTTGGCCTTGCTGGGCCAGGGTGGCGCATAA